One region of Miscanthus floridulus cultivar M001 chromosome 19, ASM1932011v1, whole genome shotgun sequence genomic DNA includes:
- the LOC136526940 gene encoding oxygen-evolving enhancer protein 1, chloroplastic-like: MAASLQAAATLMQPAKIGGRAHSASLPSRPSSHLARAFGVDAGAARITCSLQSDFRDVASKCVDAAKLAGFALATSALLVSGASAEGTPKRLTYDEIQSKTYLEVKGTGTANQCPTIDGGVEAFPFKAGKYQLKKLCLEPTSFTVKAEGIAKNAPPEFQKTKLMTRLTYTLDEIEGPLEVGSDGTLKFEEKDGIDYAAVTVQLPGGERVPFLFTVKQLVATGKPESFGGPFLVPSYRGSSFLDPKGRGGSTGYDNAVALPAGGRGDEEELQKENIKNTASSTGNITLSVTKSNPETGEVIGVFESVQPSDTDLGAKVPKDVKIQGIWYAQLE, translated from the exons atggcaGCCTCGCTCCAAGCCGCGGCCACCCTGATGCAGCCGGCCAAGATCGGCGGCCGGGCGCACTCCGCCTCGCTGCCGTCCCGCCCGTCGTCGCACCTCGCCAGGGCGTTCGGCGTCGACGCCGGCGCCGCCAGGATCACGTGCTCCCTCCAGTCCGACTTCAGGGACGTCGCCAGCAAGTGCGTCGACGCCGCCAAGCTCGCCGGCTTCGCGCTCGCCACCTCGGCGCTCCTCGTCTCG GGCGCGAGCGCGGAGGGCACGCCCAAGAGGCTGACCTACGACGAGATCCAGAGCAAGACGTACCTGGAGGTGAAGGGCACGGGCACGGCGAACCAGTGCCCAACCATCGACGGCGGCGTGGAGGCGTTCCCGTTCAAGGCCGGCAAGTACCAGTTGAAGAAGCTGTGCCTGGAGCCGACGTCCTTCACCGTCAAGGCGGAGGGCATCGCCAAGAACGCGCCGCCCGAGTTCCAGAAGACCAAGCTCATGACCCGCCTCACCTACACGCTGGACGAGATCGAGGGCCCGCTCGAGGTCGGCTCCGACGGCACCCTCAAGTTCGAGGAGAAGGACGGCATCGACTACGCCGCCGTCACCGTGCAGCTCCCGGGAGGCGAGCGCGTGCCCTTCCTCTTCACCGTCAAGCAGCTTGTCGCCACCGGCAAGCCCGAGAGCTTCGGCGGGCCCTTCCTCGTGCCCAGCTACCGTGGCTCCTCCTTCCTCGACCCCAAGGGCCGTGGTGGCTCCACCGGGTACGACAACGCCGTCGCGCTCCCCGCCGGAGGCAGAGGCGACGAGGAGGAGCTCCAGAAAGAGAACATCAAGAACACCGCCTCGTCGACCGGCAACATCACGTTGAGCGTCACCAAGAGCAACCCGGAGACCGGCGAGGTCATCGGCGTCTTCGAGAGCGTGCAGCCGTCGGACACTGACCTTGGGGCCAAGGTGCCCAAGGATGTCAAGATCCAGGGGATCTGGTACGCGCAGCTCGAGTGA